ACCGAGCCCTTCTACCCTCGTGCAATTCCTGTCAATCATTCAAATTGCAGCAGCAGTTACATTATTAACAACATTATTAACTTAGTATGAATGATGATGTGATTTACATtcctaattaataaaaaaaaataacaaaacctGATTGAGTAACATGCTTGTGGCCCTAGGGCTCAAGGATTTGCAGTTTACTGCTGAGAAATGTTCCAACTTTGGTGGAATCCCTTTAATCTCTAGAAGATGCTTGCAGTGATCCACAATGATGGAATCTAGAAAGAGAAATTGTTGGATGCATTCAGGAAGGACTGTGAAATTATTGCCTCTTAGGTCTAACATTTCCACATTGGGAAACCATGCAACAGCCAAGGGAAAAAAATCATCAGACAGATTGCTGTTAAAGAGAGAAAGCAATTTCATATTTGAAGAGGGAAGGAAGTGAGTGAGTATTCCTTGAAGACTCTCCTCCTGTTTTGCTGATACACACCCCATATTGCCTTCTCCATCAATCTCACAAAAAGCCAATTCTGGCATCATGCCAATGACACTTGGTATCTTACACATTTTACCTCCGCTCATTTTCAAATGGCACAGTCTAGAAAGATTACGAAATGAACATGGAAAATCTTTTATGCCAGTGCCCTGCAATTGAAGCATTTCAAGATTTTCCATCTCTTCTGGAATTTCTGGAAAATTCTCAAGGCTTGAGCAACCATATAGACCCAGTTCTTCCAGTGAGGGTAAATTGATAGCAGGGGGAAAACTCCTCAGCTTGCTGCATTCTTCGGCattcaatatttttagtttagGTAAAAAACCAACTGAGCTGTGAACTGTAACTAAATTTTTACATCCTCTAAACGAAAATTCTTGTAAAAGTTGAAGACTAGACATATCAGGTATCTCTTTTAAAGAATTACTGTTGTCAAAGTTCAAAACTTTTAAGGTGATCATCATCTggagaaaaaagaaacaaacaaaattaaaaaacaaagtaaagtaatatacaaaaccataaaAATGAATTTAGTATGCCTGCTTACCTTGGATAAGCTATCCAACTTGGGTGACATGTATTGATAATCAGGCAACTTGAGTATGGAAAGCTTTTCTGGATCAAAATTAGGCGGAAAATGCCTCGAAGGATACTTCCTCCATTCCAATACTCTTAAACTATTTGGAAGATATTTGGGACCTTTGGAAAAACGACCATTTTTTATGATTAGTGTTTTGAGATTTTTCATCTCTTTAAAAGCTGTTCCATCCCATTTTACTTCTACAtcatcatttttctctttttccgaTGGATCTTCACCTCCTTCCTttctaaataaaggaaattcCAAATGTATGATTTCAATGGCACTAGTTCCCTTTCATCACACAAAAGTAAGaatatgaattaattaaaatacatgtGCATAAACAAATGTCTTTAATAaacttatataaaaaaagattattACTTACCTTGTAATCTTCTAAAACTTTAACTATATCTTCATGAAACCATAACCTACTACACTTTCCAGGCACTTCTGATGATTGTTCTCGATATATTTCTTTGCCCATATCCTCTATTAGATCATGTAATGTTACTTTGTGTAGATCAATCTTTATGAGAGATTTCTCAATCAAGACTCCAATATGATATCTCCTGCAACTCCCATAATGAGCTTGAAGTATATCTGTAAGTTCCTTTAATGTATATCCTTTAAAACAACAAGCAATATCAAGAAAAATACTCTGCTCTTCTTTTCCCAAAGCATCAAAACTCACTTGAAGTAtcttatgtattttattatCAAGATGTTTTTCAAATTGATCCAATGCAGATTCCCATACTTCTACTTCTTTCCCAAACAAGTTGGAGCCTATTATTTCTAACGCCAGTGGATGTCCAGATGCATAAGTTATTGCACGATTTAAGACATTTGTGTAACTTGGGACAACATTGTCATTTTCAAATGCTTTTTTAATAAGCAATTGAAAAGACTCTGTCTCATTTAAATCCTTTACTTCGAATGTGTTTTGCACATCATGACATTTTAGCAAATGTGTGTCTCGTGTTGTAATAATAACTCTGCTACCCGGACCAAACCAATCAAGTTTTCCAGCAATGGCCTGGAGCTGCTTGCAATCATCAACATCATCCAAAACCAAAAGAACTTTCTTTCGACAAAGCCTTTGTTGTATCTGTGAGGTTCCTTCTTTAACACCTATAATATGGACTCCCTCCTTTCCTAATATCTTACAAAGAAGGAAATTTTGAAGATGTACTAATCcatatttatttgaattttctcTCACATTTTCAAGAAAGCACACACTTTCAAAATTGTCAGCAATCGAATTATAAACAGCATGAGCAAGTGTTGTTTTTCCTATGCCACCAATTCCATGTATCCCTACCATGTGAACTCGATCACTAGAATCCATTTCCAAAAGGGAAATTACTTCCGGTACTCGAGATTCTAGTCCAACATGGTAATCAGCAACACGCAAAGGTACACACCTAATCTTTCTTGAGATGTTTTCCACGATATTTCTAATAAACTTGTGTTCATATCCATCCCTGCCCAACAGACATAAACATAGATACTTCTACAATTCAAAACTGTAATAATGAGaaataattacaaaaagaaGTATGGGAAGTGAAATTACCCATCTTTGAAATGATAGCCAGACAAATCAGCTACTTGACGCAGAGCCTTCTTCCATTTGAGCACCTTGTTCATGTCATTCTTGAATCTCTCCTCATGCTTAGCCATTGCTGTTCCAAAACTCTTTTTCAGATGGCGAACATCAGAAGGATCAACATTGTAGAAAACGGGCAAAACCAACCGATTATTTCCCTTGATGCAGTGAAGGATGTGGACAAGCTCATCTaagcaaaaagaagaagaagcatagTTAGGAGAGAGGACAATGATGGCAATCCTAGACTCTTGGATTGAGCTGAGAAGTGAGGGTGTGatttggtctccttttgaaaGCTCCTCATCATCAATGAAGGCATGAATTCCTTTATTAGAAAGAGCATCATAAAGATAGCCAGTAAAACCATAGCGAGTATCTTGGCCTCTGAAACTAATAAACACATCATATTTGTAAGCATAGCTGAAAGAGGAgggggaagaaaaagaagaagaatggatggaagaggaggagaaggaagatTGCAGAGCCATGAGAAGGTTGTATGTATGCTGGAGTGTTGAGTCTCAGAAAGGCAAAGTGAGTGAGTGAGAATCAATGTAATGATTTTAAGTGTCTAAAAGTCAGTCAACGTAGCAAGAAATCAGAAACTGCCTTCTAATTTCTGTCAAAATTGCTCCACGGTTCCACGCATTATTAATCACCGTGCAACTTGAATAGGTTGAAACTTCGAGACTATTTAAACTTTGATTATTTTGTATAGGCTATAAATGTTTCCACATGCCTTAAACTTGAATATGAAGTGAAGTCCTTTCTTTGGTTGGAATAGATTCATAACCAGTCAGTTTGCATATATTATATTCATAAGACATAGTAAATATGAACTCATGATTCATGAAATCAGGCCTCAGCATGTTTCGTTCTTTCCTCGAAATTTCAAGGAAGGGTGTGTCAGTTTGCATATATTATATTCATGAAATCAGACCTTGCAATTTAATTTGCATATATTATATTGTTATGTCATTGATTCatctattattattcttatccTGGTGACTCAAGAGTCAATAGGCCAAGATTACAtgacaacaaaaaataattcttatttcattaatcaataatcaatttatTTGCCTATATAATGTGAATGCAGCTTATCTAAATTCTTAGTCAAGCAATAATATGACTTTACCTAATCCTTTAAATAAACTTGATTAGTACTCGTTATGTTTTAGCAATTTTTTAAAAGACAACTTGTTCCAATCTAAGAAAATCTTACAATCTatacacattgacacattacaaAAGCTGCAGAGCCTTTCATTATCATCAATAATTCACTGGTCAAGACTCTATATGGACAACAACTTATTAGTATTAAGAGAGAATATACTTTGCTGATCCTCCTTtcaaataaaacaacaaaaaatgaaaGTCACAAACATTGTAAAGCAGTAACTTAGTTTTTGCCTCGAAATTTTAAGGGACACCTTGCATAactattattttcttaattattacaCTCAAGAGGATAAGATTATAcgagaagaaagagaatatgACCGTATATTGAATATTGATTTGATGTGAAATAATGTTCTGAAAACTCGATcgtataaaatcttaaaagaatgatCATTAATTATATACAAAAGCCTActatattttcttcttgcatTGCATACAATTTTCTAAGGAAGAAGGGAAAAAACATAGACTAATTATTCGCATTTACTATGAACAACACAACCGCGTTTTCTACCCTCAATGGACATTATTATTGTCTTCTGTCACTGATtgataataaactaataactgc
The Arachis duranensis cultivar V14167 chromosome 5, aradu.V14167.gnm2.J7QH, whole genome shotgun sequence genome window above contains:
- the LOC107489870 gene encoding disease resistance protein Roq1, which codes for MALQSSFSSSSIHSSSFSSPSSFSYAYKYDVFISFRGQDTRYGFTGYLYDALSNKGIHAFIDDEELSKGDQITPSLLSSIQESRIAIIVLSPNYASSSFCLDELVHILHCIKGNNRLVLPVFYNVDPSDVRHLKKSFGTAMAKHEERFKNDMNKVLKWKKALRQVADLSGYHFKDGDGYEHKFIRNIVENISRKIRCVPLRVADYHVGLESRVPEVISLLEMDSSDRVHMVGIHGIGGIGKTTLAHAVYNSIADNFESVCFLENVRENSNKYGLVHLQNFLLCKILGKEGVHIIGVKEGTSQIQQRLCRKKVLLVLDDVDDCKQLQAIAGKLDWFGPGSRVIITTRDTHLLKCHDVQNTFEVKDLNETESFQLLIKKAFENDNVVPSYTNVLNRAITYASGHPLALEIIGSNLFGKEVEVWESALDQFEKHLDNKIHKILQVSFDALGKEEQSIFLDIACCFKGYTLKELTDILQAHYGSCRRYHIGVLIEKSLIKIDLHKVTLHDLIEDMGKEIYREQSSEVPGKCSRLWFHEDIVKVLEDYKGTSAIEIIHLEFPLFRKEGGEDPSEKEKNDDVEVKWDGTAFKEMKNLKTLIIKNGRFSKGPKYLPNSLRVLEWRKYPSRHFPPNFDPEKLSILKLPDYQYMSPKLDSLSKMMITLKVLNFDNSNSLKEIPDMSSLQLLQEFSFRGCKNLVTVHSSVGFLPKLKILNAEECSKLRSFPPAINLPSLEELGLYGCSSLENFPEIPEEMENLEMLQLQGTGIKDFPCSFRNLSRLCHLKMSGGKMCKIPSVIGMMPELAFCEIDGEGNMGCVSAKQEESLQGILTHFLPSSNMKLLSLFNSNLSDDFFPLAVAWFPNVEMLDLRGNNFTVLPECIQQFLFLDSIIVDHCKHLLEIKGIPPKLEHFSAVNCKSLSPRATSMLLNQELHEGRRARFVMPGERIPRWFEHRSSGASISFWFRGTEFPSKSLCVAILLKDDIPSPDQVTTTLSIKIKCNQVSLPWVLMITMDQLCIFNLNTVDYHKALHFEKGWNLMEVSYEASQQDDFYYKVVSSESIAKEIGIHVVKQESSSVIQDIRFTDPYKMTQLIIMMIMLSMIFPNHNKHPLLLQTCIGLWTLLFL